GAGGTTTCCCATGGCAGTCAAAGAACTCGGAGAACAGCTAAAGCAAGTGCGAGAAATGCGCGGGCTCTCACTCAAGGCAGTAGCCGACAGGACGAGCACTTCTGCGGCATACATTCAAAAGCTCGAACGAGGCGAAGTCGATTCACCATCGCCCCACAAACTTCTAAAGCTTTCAAAGGCGTTGGATATTTCCTATGCGGAGCTAATGGAACTCGCGGACTACCTGCTTCCCGCGACTGACAAGCCCAAGGCAGGCCAGAATCGCGGGTTGCTCGCACAAGCGCTTCGATCTTCTGATCTAAGCCCATCCCAAGAGCGTCAAGTCGCTGAGTACATAAGTTTTTTGAAGCACCAATCCGACGACCCACCTAAGAAGAAGCCACGGAGTTGAGATGAAACGCGTGCTCGATGCATCCGAAGACATTCGCGACGCTGCGGAACGACTCTTAGTAAGTGCCGGTGCTAAGGGCCAGCTCCCAACTCCGATCGACGAGCTCATGTCGGCCGCTGGCTTGCATTTCGCCAAGGAATCGCTCTTCGGCGCTGACGCAATCAACTCGGCACCTCCTCATCTCAGGACGGCGATGATCGAGCACGTGCAGAACCAAGCAGTTCTGGCGATGCTCGACCGTGATGATTCGAGCGTGCACCTCAACCCCACAATTACAAACCAGTCCAAGAAGCTCTTCTCTATCGCCCACGAAATCGGTCACGCTGAAATGGAGTGGCACGATTTGAGTGCGTACGCAGACAGCGCGGACACGTTCTCGCGCCGAGCCAAAGCGGTGATGGAGCAGGAAGCAAACCAGTTTGCCGCAGACTTGCTGTTTCAGAACGAAGTTTTCGTCGAAGTGGCCGAGGCGCGGCCGCTCACTATCGAGACGATTAAGGGTCTACACAACGAGTTTGGCCCCTCCATCCATTCAACTTTTCGAAGGTACGTGGAAACACACAGCGCGACACTCGCCGGCGTCGTCGTCCAGCGCG
This region of Solirubrobacterales bacterium genomic DNA includes:
- a CDS encoding helix-turn-helix transcriptional regulator; translation: MAVKELGEQLKQVREMRGLSLKAVADRTSTSAAYIQKLERGEVDSPSPHKLLKLSKALDISYAELMELADYLLPATDKPKAGQNRGLLAQALRSSDLSPSQERQVAEYISFLKHQSDDPPKKKPRS
- a CDS encoding ImmA/IrrE family metallo-endopeptidase — encoded protein: MKRVLDASEDIRDAAERLLVSAGAKGQLPTPIDELMSAAGLHFAKESLFGADAINSAPPHLRTAMIEHVQNQAVLAMLDRDDSSVHLNPTITNQSKKLFSIAHEIGHAEMEWHDLSAYADSADTFSRRAKAVMEQEANQFAADLLFQNEVFVEVAEARPLTIETIKGLHNEFGPSIHSTFRRYVETHSATLAGVVVQREPIIGGDAPTYKRHEAVCSPSWRLTNGDPAGWPKLLTQTQFGFVDALKTGMWGFAEGASAHIPRSGRPPLDARFEIFDNSHKLLVLLEAND